CTGTCCCAGCTAGAATTAGCCAAGGCTATCGGAGTCTCACGTCAAACCATTAACATGATTGAAAATGACAAATACAACCCCTCGCTGGACCTCTGCATCAACCTAGCCAAGATCCTACAGACCGACCTCAACAGCCTTTTTTGGATTGATTAAAGAAAGGAGAACACTATGAAAAACAAAAGAACTATCGTACGCTCTAGCCTCTCAACCATTCTCTCCCTTCTTCTGATGGCCATTTGGAATATCGCTGATTATGGCTTGGACCATTTCCTTGCTCAAGCAAGTAAACCAACCAGTTGGCTTCAGGTTGCCATTATGGGATTGGTCTACTTCCTAGCGACTCATCACATCACACCCTACCTCATCAAACGGTACAATCTCAACTAAGGAGACAGGCTATGAACAAGGAAACCTTTCAAAACAAGCTCATCAAACGATTTTACGGCATCGCAGGTCCGCTGGATGAATTTCGCCGAAAAGAGGCCATGAGATTGGGCAATATGGCCTTCATCTTCCTCTTCA
The sequence above is a segment of the Streptococcus suis genome. Coding sequences within it:
- a CDS encoding helix-turn-helix transcriptional regulator produces the protein MNRVKSFRTELGLSQLELAKAIGVSRQTINMIENDKYNPSLDLCINLAKILQTDLNSLFWID